Genomic DNA from Triticum dicoccoides isolate Atlit2015 ecotype Zavitan chromosome 4B, WEW_v2.0, whole genome shotgun sequence:
GCCCTCATCGGCGAGTTCAcggcctccctcgtcctcctctacGTGAGCATCGCCACCGTCATCGGGTACAGGAGCCAGTCCTCCGCCCCCGATGACCGGTGCACCGGCGTCGGCTACCTCGGCGTCGCCTGGTCCTTCGGCGCCACCGTCTCCGTCCTCGTCTACTCCACCAGCGGCGTCTCAGGTAGATATATACACATCTCTGTCACAACATACAATATTTTCTCCGTCCgtaattacttgtcgtagaaatggatagaAATAGGTGCGTATCTAGAACCAATGGTCGCCTTGCGTGTGCAATGCAGGCGGGCACATAAACCCGGCGGTGACGTTCGCGCTCTTCATGGCCGGGAAGGTGACGCTGGTGCGCTCGGTGCTGTACGTGGCGGCGCAGTGCCTCGGCGCCGTCGTCGGCGTGGGCATCGTCAAGGGGATCATGAAGCACCCCTACGACGACCTGGGGGGCGGCGCCAACGCGGTGGCCGGGGGGTACTCGCTCGGGGCGGCCCTTGGCGCCGAGACCTTGGGCACCTTCGTCCTCGCCTACGCCGTCTTCTCCGCCACCGACCCCAAGCGCACCGCCCGCGACGCCTTCGTCCCCGTACCAGACGCCTTCTCCTCTCACTCTCAGCTAGCTAGCTCGTGGTGATCGCCGCCGGACCTGTACATATATGATGATTTGTCGTCAATTAATTGCAGCTGGTGGCGGCGCTCCCGATCGGCATGGCGGTGTTCGTGGTGCACCTGGCGACCATCCCGATCACCGGCACGGGCATCAACCCGGCGAGGAGCCTGGGTGCCGCCGTCCTGTACAACCAGCACAAAACCTGGAAGCAACACGTACGTGGTGGGACCCATGCACTGCACTACTACTCCGtctgtttctttttagtttgcatataaaatttggtcaaagtcaaattttATAAAATTTGACTAACTTTATAAGAGAAAAGATCAAcaatcacaatatgaaatcaatattgttagatgcatcatggaATGAATTTTCATACCATACAGCGTTAGTATCATAGATGttggtattttttatataaatttagTTAAACTTTGTGtaatttgactttgaccaaatcttatatgcataatAAAAAAAAGAAGGGAATACATTGTTGTCGCCATTCATTGCTTTTCTTGGAATGAATGAGGAGTGTTCCGTTGATGATCTGTATGCAGTGGATCTTCTGGGTCGGGCCTTTCACCGGCGCGGCCTTGGCGGCGTTCTACCACAAGATCGTGCTGCGCGACGGGGCTGTGGTGAAGGAGTCGCTGGCGATGGGCTCGTTCAAGAGGAATAGCTCCACCGCTTGAAGATTGATCGAGGAGAGGAGACCATGCATGCACATGCCTATATAGTACTATTGTTTCGTCGCTACAAGTGGGTTCCATGCCATGCCGGTGTCACTTCAGCCATATACGGTGCCACGTCGGCACATTTTACGTCTACGAATGAGATTAGCACCATATTTGCACGTTCATGTGCCAAGTTTTAGAATCAGTTTGACGTATTTTTCAAATTCAGATACTAACGTGAATGTTTATGACAAGTTCAAGCATCACTGATGTATTTACCTTTTTTCCATCCGTATAATGAGAATAAAAGAGTTGTTGGTTGGTCCCTTTTTACTACCTCTGTCGGCCCTGTAATGTACGGAATCTTGCTATAGTACCGTTGGTTAATTAAGCGTGTCTTGATGTGTGTTAGTTGTTAATAAGCGGGATCACTAGTGCAGAATGCAAACAGTTTGAAACTTCTTTCCACAGTTTTGAACCGCGGTCTTGTGTGAAGGTGTGTGATAGGGGATCTACCGTACAAGACCTAGATTAATCGTCTGCGATTGCTTCTCAAATCACACACGAAAACACTAAAGTGCACGTGTGTGA
This window encodes:
- the LOC119294664 gene encoding probable aquaporin PIP2-7, whose amino-acid sequence is ACTLGVDTPITRLPLPYTHSWFQPSRPTMAAKEVEKVVTADEETTDIVVHRVPYGDPPAVRALDTSELTTWSLYRALIGEFTASLVLLYVSIATVIGYRSQSSAPDDRCTGVGYLGVAWSFGATVSVLVYSTSGVSGRYIHISVTTYNIFSVRGHINPAVTFALFMAGKVTLVRSVLYVAAQCLGAVVGVGIVKGIMKHPYDDLGGGANAVAGGYSLGAALGAETLGTFVLAYAVFSATDPKRTARDAFVPLVAALPIGMAVFVVHLATIPITGTGINPARSLGAAVLYNQHKTWKQHWIFWVGPFTGAALAAFYHKIVLRDGAVVKESLAMGSFKRNSSTA